One segment of Rattus norvegicus strain BN/NHsdMcwi chromosome 16, GRCr8, whole genome shotgun sequence DNA contains the following:
- the LOC134482479 gene encoding elongin-C-like, with translation MDGEEKTYGGCEGPDAMYVKLISSDGHEFIVKREHALTSGTIKAMLSGPGQFAENETNEVNFREIPSHVLSKVCMYFTYKVCYTNSSTEIPEFPIAPKIALELLMAVNFLDC, from the coding sequence atggatggagaggagaaaacCTATGGTGGCTGTGAAGGCCCTGATGCCATGTATGTGAAATTAATATCTTCTGATGGTCATGAATTTAttgtaaaaagagaacatgcattAACATCAGGAACAATAAAGGCCATGTTGAGTGGTCCAGGTCAGTTTGCGGAGAATGAAACCAATGAGGTCAACTTTAGAGAGATCCCTTCACATGTGCTATCGAAAGTGTGCATGTATTTTACCTACAAGGTCTGCTATACTAACAGCTCCACTGAAATTCCTGAATTCCCAATTGCACCTAAAATTGCACTGGAACTGCTGATGGCCGTGAACTTCTTAGATtgttaa